The following are encoded together in the Oceanobacillus zhaokaii genome:
- a CDS encoding methionine ABC transporter permease, translating to MLASITAFFDNWGVEIWEAVIQTFQMVGIALSISILIGLPLGVLLTLSGPGKALENKVLNHGLNLIINVIRSIPFIILLFFILPFTKMIAGTTIGVGGAIVPLVVYTAPYIARLMESSLLEVDRGVIEAYEAMGIKTRHIIWHVLIRESRSSIVLGLTISTIGLIGATAMAGLVGAGGLGDLAYRYGHLRYEVDVMYVTVFILIILVQGIQTLGNRLSARLKKD from the coding sequence ATGTTGGCTAGTATTACAGCTTTTTTTGACAATTGGGGTGTGGAAATATGGGAGGCGGTCATCCAGACATTCCAGATGGTTGGAATTGCACTTTCGATTTCCATTCTTATCGGGCTGCCACTTGGGGTTTTATTAACATTAAGTGGGCCAGGTAAAGCACTGGAAAATAAGGTTTTAAATCATGGACTCAACTTGATCATTAACGTGATTCGCTCGATTCCGTTTATCATTTTGCTATTCTTTATATTGCCGTTTACGAAAATGATTGCTGGTACAACGATTGGTGTTGGGGGTGCTATTGTTCCCCTTGTCGTTTACACTGCTCCATATATAGCCAGATTAATGGAATCAAGCCTTCTGGAAGTCGACCGTGGAGTGATTGAGGCTTATGAAGCAATGGGAATTAAAACGAGGCATATTATTTGGCATGTATTAATCCGTGAATCCCGATCATCTATTGTTCTTGGTCTGACAATCTCAACCATTGGTCTGATTGGGGCAACAGCAATGGCTGGATTAGTAGGTGCTGGAGGGCTTGGTGATTTGGCTTACCGATATGGGCATTTACGCTATGAGGTAGATGTTATGTATGTAACAGTATTTATTTTAATCATTCTTGTTCAAGGGATTCAGACCCTTGGTAATCGCCTATCAGCAAGATTAAAGAAAGATTAA
- a CDS encoding MetQ/NlpA family ABC transporter substrate-binding protein — MKKTLIISLFIIISAILTACGGDKSSSGETDGLLSDGKLVVGVTAGPHEQILEKVKELGEEEGLDIELKVFNDYVMPNVALSEGEIDINSFQTEPFFDQMNEERGLDLIKVADTVTFPMGIYSEKIDDIKDLSDGAKIGLPSDPTNSGRALALFEKAGLIKMKEDAGTDATIKDIEENNNNYEFIELDSAQIARQLGELDAAAINTNFAMEHGFVPNEDSIFIEGQDSPYANLIAVRNESKDEEVVQQFIDLYQSDEVKAFVEEEFQGSVIASW; from the coding sequence ATGAAGAAAACGTTAATTATAAGCTTATTTATTATTATTTCTGCAATCCTTACAGCTTGCGGTGGTGACAAATCAAGTTCTGGTGAAACAGATGGTTTGCTAAGTGATGGAAAGCTGGTAGTCGGAGTTACTGCTGGTCCACATGAGCAAATCCTCGAAAAGGTAAAAGAGCTTGGAGAAGAGGAAGGATTAGATATTGAGTTGAAGGTTTTCAATGACTATGTAATGCCAAATGTTGCTTTATCGGAAGGGGAAATCGATATAAACAGCTTCCAAACGGAGCCGTTTTTTGATCAGATGAATGAAGAACGTGGCTTGGATCTTATCAAAGTCGCTGACACCGTTACTTTCCCAATGGGGATTTACTCGGAAAAGATTGATGATATCAAGGATCTTTCGGATGGGGCAAAAATTGGTTTGCCAAGTGATCCAACGAACAGTGGACGAGCACTCGCTCTATTTGAAAAAGCGGGGTTAATTAAAATGAAGGAAGATGCTGGCACTGATGCAACAATTAAGGATATTGAAGAGAACAATAATAACTACGAATTTATCGAACTCGACTCTGCACAAATTGCCAGACAACTAGGTGAACTTGATGCTGCAGCGATTAATACTAACTTCGCAATGGAGCATGGATTTGTACCTAATGAAGATTCTATTTTTATCGAGGGACAGGATTCTCCTTACGCCAATCTTATTGCAGTTAGAAATGAATCAAAGGATGAAGAGGTCGTTCAACAATTCATCGATTTATACCAATCTGACGAAGTAAAAGCATTTGTCGAGGAAGAATTCCAAGGATCTGTTATAGCTTCTTGGTAG
- a CDS encoding purple acid phosphatase family protein, with protein sequence MFSISKENKSLYRLFAVILVLLMVFSSFSTLVKTAAAEEEPTNGTTEKVLLDRGSTWKYLDNGSNQGTAWKEANFDDSNWKSGAAPLGYPEGEEHGDFGDIATTIEYGSDSQNKHATAYFRTTFEVEDLSKINSTGVINAGIDDSAILYLNGQEIARFNLPADQEIPFDAYVEDYGLNDASESSNKTFQLTEEQMGYIVEGTNVLAVEVHQDRPSSSDVFFDMELQSIYVDPSIYQASDISFAPGADETKYNFSWYSPKTDVPGVIEYAKVTDGNNSEFPTENVQSVTAKLAEASSGYQANEATITGIEGSSEYVYRLGDGNGKWSEIYSFKTQATDSYNFLFMGDPQIGSSGNIAKDTTGWINTVNKAIELYPNTSFIQSAGDQVNDSKSEEEYAGWFAPELLKNYPTATTIGNHDNSQYYEYHFNTPNQNPALGNSNNAGGDYYFTYGDTLVMNLNSNNKNAQEHNQFMEETVAANPNAKWKFVVFHHSIYSAASHSLEAGIIKLREELVPTIDKLDVDAVLMGHDHSYVRTYQMKNLQPLKNQMIDEDDSVINPDGTLYLTANSSSGSKYYNLKDPEFYSANRSQLRTPTFTNVAVTPTSLEFTTHRADTMEVTDTYKIVKDPSIEVVLPALESISIEASSNVVPTEPTTFYPEVSLNVTGKNVNGGVYDIAYEDITYKTSPEGQLSISQDGKITVEEGANPGNIQVWAEVTNEGKTIETEKVTIQIVEHAEQTLLEKGSIWKYLDNGTDQGTVWREPAFDDRNWASGAAPLGYPVSEDRPMFGDIATVISYGPDSSKKIPTYYFRTTFEVEDLSKIGDVGHINFGIDDSVILYLNGQEIGRHNLPEGEIGYDKYLSDLTGSSVADESNYETFILDAADLAHLVEGTNVLTAEVHQDRPTSSDIYWDMEFIASVNKEASEETIVPVKTYDYKGYHTGKLMVHDKSVSITVDAESNIKNGVVFTGEYAEFHGDGFEDTAVIIKPKKAGAIIDFKGTVMSKVIIEGNKVSEIRGAENIQDIEYVKSADPEAINFID encoded by the coding sequence GTGTTCTCGATTTCAAAGGAAAACAAATCATTGTATCGTTTATTCGCAGTTATTCTTGTTCTTCTAATGGTTTTTTCTAGTTTTAGTACATTGGTAAAAACAGCAGCAGCAGAAGAAGAACCGACAAATGGAACAACAGAAAAAGTATTACTGGATAGAGGTAGTACATGGAAGTATTTAGATAATGGTTCAAATCAAGGGACAGCTTGGAAAGAGGCGAATTTTGATGATAGCAACTGGAAATCTGGGGCTGCTCCATTAGGATATCCTGAAGGCGAAGAACATGGAGATTTTGGTGACATTGCTACAACCATAGAATATGGCAGTGATTCTCAAAATAAACATGCAACAGCTTACTTCAGAACAACATTTGAAGTAGAGGACTTATCTAAAATTAATAGTACAGGAGTTATTAATGCAGGTATTGATGACAGTGCAATTTTATATTTGAACGGTCAGGAAATTGCTAGATTTAACCTGCCGGCAGATCAAGAGATTCCATTTGATGCCTATGTTGAGGATTACGGGCTTAATGATGCAAGTGAAAGCAGTAATAAAACATTTCAGCTAACGGAAGAACAAATGGGTTATATTGTTGAAGGCACTAATGTTTTAGCAGTCGAAGTGCATCAAGACAGACCATCTAGTTCAGATGTATTTTTCGACATGGAGTTACAATCCATTTATGTAGATCCATCTATCTATCAAGCGTCTGATATATCTTTTGCTCCAGGAGCAGATGAAACAAAGTACAATTTCTCATGGTATTCTCCAAAAACGGATGTACCAGGTGTTATTGAATATGCGAAGGTAACTGATGGAAACAATTCGGAGTTTCCAACTGAAAATGTACAATCTGTTACTGCAAAACTAGCAGAAGCGTCATCAGGATACCAAGCAAATGAAGCTACAATTACAGGTATCGAAGGTTCATCAGAATATGTCTATCGTTTAGGCGATGGAAATGGAAAGTGGTCAGAAATATATAGCTTCAAAACACAAGCAACAGATTCTTATAATTTCCTATTTATGGGGGATCCACAAATTGGTTCATCTGGTAACATTGCAAAAGATACAACAGGATGGATCAACACAGTAAATAAAGCAATTGAATTGTACCCGAATACAAGCTTCATTCAATCAGCAGGGGATCAAGTAAATGATTCGAAATCAGAAGAAGAGTATGCAGGCTGGTTTGCACCTGAATTATTGAAAAACTATCCGACTGCAACAACAATTGGTAACCATGATAATTCCCAGTACTATGAATATCATTTTAATACGCCAAATCAAAATCCAGCACTAGGAAATTCAAATAACGCTGGCGGAGATTACTATTTCACTTATGGTGATACACTTGTGATGAACTTGAATTCAAATAATAAGAATGCACAAGAACATAATCAATTTATGGAAGAAACAGTTGCAGCAAATCCAAATGCTAAATGGAAGTTTGTTGTATTCCATCATTCGATCTATAGTGCTGCAAGTCACTCTCTGGAAGCAGGAATAATTAAATTGAGGGAAGAACTTGTACCAACAATTGATAAATTAGATGTTGATGCCGTATTAATGGGACATGATCATTCCTATGTAAGAACATACCAAATGAAAAATCTTCAACCACTTAAAAATCAAATGATTGACGAAGATGACAGTGTTATTAACCCTGACGGTACATTATACCTAACTGCAAACTCTTCAAGTGGCAGTAAATATTATAATTTAAAAGATCCTGAATTTTATTCAGCAAATAGATCACAATTGAGAACTCCAACGTTTACAAATGTTGCAGTGACACCAACAAGCTTAGAATTTACGACACATCGTGCAGATACAATGGAAGTAACGGACACGTACAAGATTGTTAAGGATCCAAGTATTGAAGTAGTACTTCCAGCTCTTGAGTCCATTTCAATTGAAGCATCAAGTAATGTAGTGCCAACAGAACCGACAACATTCTACCCAGAAGTCTCACTTAACGTAACTGGTAAAAATGTTAATGGTGGCGTGTACGATATTGCTTACGAAGACATTACGTACAAAACAAGCCCAGAAGGTCAGCTTTCTATTTCTCAAGATGGAAAGATAACGGTTGAAGAAGGTGCGAATCCTGGTAATATCCAAGTTTGGGCAGAAGTAACAAATGAAGGAAAAACAATTGAAACAGAAAAAGTAACAATCCAAATCGTAGAGCATGCAGAACAAACTCTGCTTGAAAAAGGCAGTATTTGGAAATATTTAGATAATGGTACGGATCAAGGTACAGTTTGGAGAGAGCCTGCCTTTGATGATAGAAATTGGGCAAGCGGTGCAGCACCACTTGGATATCCAGTTAGTGAAGATCGTCCAATGTTTGGTGATATTGCAACAGTCATTAGCTACGGTCCAGATTCTAGTAAAAAAATTCCAACATACTATTTTAGAACTACATTTGAAGTAGAGGATTTGAGTAAGATTGGTGACGTTGGACACATCAACTTCGGTATTGATGATAGTGTTATCCTTTACCTAAATGGACAAGAAATTGGCAGACATAATCTACCAGAAGGCGAAATTGGTTATGATAAATATCTATCAGATTTAACGGGATCAAGTGTTGCTGATGAAAGTAACTATGAAACATTTATATTAGACGCAGCAGATTTAGCTCATTTAGTTGAAGGTACAAACGTATTAACTGCTGAAGTACATCAGGACCGTCCAACTAGCTCTGATATCTACTGGGATATGGAATTCATTGCTTCAGTAAATAAAGAAGCGAGCGAAGAAACTATCGTTCCTGTAAAAACATATGATTACAAGGGATATCACACAGGAAAATTAATGGTGCACGACAAGAGTGTATCGATAACAGTAGATGCTGAGTCAAATATTAAAAATGGAGTAGTATTCACTGGTGAATATGCGGAATTCCATGGTGATGGCTTTGAAGATACAGCTGTAATCATTAAACCGAAAAAAGCAGGAGCTATCATTGACTTTAAAGGCACGGTAATGTCCAAGGTCATTATTGAGGGCAATAAGGTTTCGGAAATTAGAGGTGCTGAGAATATCCAAGATATCGAGTATGTAAAGAGTGCAGATCCAGAAGCAATTAATTTTATCGATTAA
- a CDS encoding alpha-hydroxy-acid oxidizing protein, producing MSDVLVNVERKDVPLRFEDLENEAQKHLDKNVFDYEQSGAGIEETLRSNREAFSNWKIVPRVMRDVSTVSLHTTINGQSIPAPILLAPVGMQGISHPDGELASAAASAKYEVPFIASTVSSYTLEEIAEANGNGKRWFQLYYPNNVEIAKSFVKRAEIAGYEAIVITVDMPLIGNRERDRSNQYSPFLLGAGKANYAADPVFQEYLAAKPGAAVLDEMLQTFYRPGLNWEDMKPIRDAVDLPIYLKGILHPDDAEEAVKHGIDGIVVSNHGGRQLDGCIATLDALPLIKERVKDKLPILLDSGVRSGPDIFKALALGADAVLLGRPFLYGLTIAGQSGVEQVIQNVLHDLKTTMSLSGIKSIQEINANAIRKTYR from the coding sequence ATGAGTGATGTGCTAGTAAATGTAGAGAGAAAGGATGTACCGCTTCGTTTTGAGGATTTGGAAAACGAGGCCCAAAAGCATTTGGATAAAAATGTATTCGACTATGAACAAAGTGGTGCCGGTATAGAAGAAACACTTCGCTCAAACAGGGAAGCATTTAGCAATTGGAAAATCGTTCCGAGAGTTATGAGGGATGTATCAACTGTATCTTTACATACAACGATTAACGGACAATCGATTCCAGCACCAATTCTGCTTGCACCTGTTGGTATGCAGGGCATTTCTCATCCGGACGGGGAGCTCGCCAGTGCTGCTGCGAGCGCTAAGTACGAGGTTCCGTTTATAGCAAGTACGGTGTCTTCCTATACGCTGGAGGAGATTGCCGAAGCAAACGGAAACGGGAAACGCTGGTTCCAGCTTTATTATCCAAACAATGTAGAAATTGCCAAAAGCTTTGTTAAACGAGCAGAGATAGCAGGCTACGAGGCAATAGTAATCACCGTGGATATGCCATTAATCGGTAACCGAGAGCGTGACCGTTCTAATCAGTATTCTCCGTTTTTACTAGGAGCTGGTAAAGCGAATTATGCGGCTGATCCAGTGTTTCAAGAGTATCTTGCTGCTAAGCCTGGAGCAGCTGTTTTAGACGAGATGCTGCAAACCTTTTACCGTCCAGGTTTGAACTGGGAAGATATGAAGCCTATTCGGGATGCAGTAGATCTGCCAATCTATTTAAAAGGCATCTTACACCCTGATGACGCTGAAGAAGCGGTGAAGCATGGTATCGATGGCATTGTTGTATCGAATCACGGTGGCAGACAATTGGATGGTTGTATTGCCACACTGGATGCCTTACCGCTTATTAAAGAAAGAGTAAAGGACAAACTACCAATTCTTTTGGACAGCGGAGTGAGGAGCGGTCCAGATATTTTTAAAGCTCTAGCACTTGGTGCAGATGCAGTTCTGCTGGGCAGACCATTTCTTTACGGATTGACAATCGCTGGCCAATCTGGTGTCGAACAAGTGATACAAAATGTATTACATGACTTAAAAACAACGATGAGTCTGTCTGGTATTAAATCCATTCAAGAAATCAATGCGAATGCCATCCGGAAAACTTATAGATAA
- a CDS encoding iron-containing alcohol dehydrogenase family protein: MKTISVHGAPSEYILQEGILNELESKLLVRGFKKTLIVHGEKSWQAAKPFWPVFTEIEFIDYTYHGECSLTEIDAVAKLITEHGVDSVIGVGGGKVLDLVKSACHVTHIPYVLIPTLASNCAPWTPISVIYDDTGTFTRFDLYPENASLVLIEPQLLLQAPIDMTIAGIADTLAKWYEADVQMANIKDKPAALELSHYTAKLCKDVLLQHAEGAINAAKSGNLNYEFIKVAETIIMFGGIVGGFGDHYGRVAGAHSIHNGLTALEETHQALHGEKVAYGILVQLVLENKRQEIEQILPFYQKLGFPTTLKDLGVTNVTEESISLVAKKAVIPGESIHVLPGEMTSEIVTQAMLELENQVFVK; the protein is encoded by the coding sequence ATGAAAACAATTTCTGTGCATGGCGCACCAAGTGAATACATATTGCAAGAAGGCATTTTGAACGAATTGGAGTCCAAGCTTTTAGTTCGCGGTTTCAAAAAAACATTGATTGTTCATGGAGAAAAATCATGGCAGGCAGCGAAGCCGTTTTGGCCAGTGTTCACTGAAATAGAGTTTATAGACTATACCTATCATGGTGAATGTTCCTTAACTGAAATTGATGCTGTTGCAAAGCTAATTACGGAACATGGTGTTGACAGTGTGATTGGAGTAGGCGGTGGGAAAGTGCTCGATCTTGTTAAGTCTGCTTGTCACGTCACTCACATACCCTACGTTCTGATCCCAACACTTGCATCCAACTGCGCACCTTGGACACCAATCAGCGTTATTTATGATGATACAGGTACATTTACTCGTTTCGATCTATATCCAGAAAATGCGAGCCTCGTGTTGATCGAACCACAATTGTTATTGCAGGCACCAATTGATATGACAATTGCTGGAATTGCAGATACACTCGCAAAATGGTATGAAGCAGATGTACAAATGGCGAATATTAAGGATAAACCTGCAGCACTTGAACTTTCACATTATACTGCAAAGTTATGTAAAGACGTTCTTCTTCAGCATGCCGAGGGTGCGATAAACGCAGCAAAAAGTGGTAATCTAAATTATGAATTTATTAAAGTAGCTGAAACAATCATTATGTTCGGTGGCATTGTCGGTGGATTTGGTGACCATTACGGTAGAGTTGCAGGAGCCCATTCCATCCATAATGGATTAACTGCACTAGAAGAAACACATCAAGCCTTACACGGAGAAAAAGTAGCATACGGAATTCTTGTACAATTGGTACTGGAAAATAAACGGCAAGAAATCGAGCAAATATTGCCCTTCTACCAGAAACTTGGTTTTCCAACCACACTAAAAGATCTTGGTGTCACAAACGTCACGGAAGAATCCATTTCACTTGTTGCAAAAAAAGCAGTAATCCCCGGTGAATCTATCCATGTCTTACCCGGTGAGATGACCTCAGAAATTGTTACTCAGGCAATGCTAGAATTGGAGAATCAAGTTTTTGTAAAATAA
- a CDS encoding malate synthase has translation MNLIDKKVTHKLFGKGSVVKHNDSFIEIHFATENKKFVFPDAFGKHLKLHDTSAANSLEKVIQEQEIERKKEEQEKEEEKNLQRKEQQRRLEHEKLMKNHKLHPESQTVVWCDEEEQSSFMTEWKVYTGVIKSGNNKGEPKIPTRVHQNSACLLTARDSSMPEEDRRILGVYMVNEDFIGKFCEDGFIPAHSEYRLQLTEQESDRMPFWKYYVNEKSPEKMTWNTGKFRYFDNVWMAQILLDIVSLKTDTQERELAKEFFEHYCKMNQIREEELPKPNGALMRM, from the coding sequence ATGAATCTAATCGATAAAAAAGTAACACACAAGCTTTTTGGCAAGGGAAGTGTAGTTAAACATAATGATTCTTTCATAGAGATACATTTCGCAACGGAAAATAAAAAGTTTGTTTTTCCCGATGCATTTGGAAAACACCTGAAGCTGCATGATACAAGTGCTGCAAATTCACTTGAAAAAGTTATACAAGAACAGGAAATAGAACGGAAGAAGGAAGAACAGGAAAAGGAAGAAGAAAAAAACCTGCAGCGTAAAGAACAGCAACGTCGCTTGGAACATGAAAAACTAATGAAAAATCATAAACTTCATCCTGAATCACAAACAGTAGTTTGGTGTGACGAAGAAGAACAGAGTAGTTTTATGACAGAGTGGAAGGTCTATACAGGTGTAATAAAAAGCGGGAATAATAAAGGTGAGCCAAAAATACCTACCCGCGTGCACCAAAATAGTGCTTGCCTTTTAACCGCAAGAGATTCCAGCATGCCTGAAGAAGACAGACGGATCTTAGGTGTTTATATGGTGAATGAAGATTTTATTGGTAAATTTTGTGAAGATGGATTTATTCCTGCCCATTCAGAATACAGACTCCAACTTACAGAACAGGAATCTGATAGGATGCCATTTTGGAAATACTATGTAAATGAAAAATCCCCCGAAAAAATGACTTGGAATACAGGTAAATTCCGTTATTTTGATAATGTATGGATGGCTCAAATTTTACTTGATATTGTTTCATTAAAAACTGACACACAGGAACGGGAACTGGCAAAGGAATTTTTTGAACATTACTGTAAAATGAATCAAATCAGAGAAGAAGAGTTACCAAAGCCTAATGGCGCATTAATGCGTATGTAG
- a CDS encoding general stress protein, translated as MENVYVVENGVQAKEKINQLVALGYTKEDLYVIAHDKDRTEDLSDGLNVNDVGLKEEGVFDKVANVFRKRGDELRSQFENLGLTQAEAEKYEEELDKGRVVVIGKK; from the coding sequence ATGGAAAATGTATATGTAGTCGAAAATGGTGTACAAGCGAAAGAGAAAATTAATCAACTGGTAGCACTTGGATATACGAAAGAAGATTTATATGTCATTGCTCATGATAAGGATCGTACGGAAGACTTATCAGATGGATTAAATGTTAATGATGTCGGGCTTAAAGAAGAGGGAGTTTTTGATAAAGTTGCCAATGTCTTCCGAAAAAGAGGGGACGAACTCCGTTCACAATTTGAAAACCTTGGGCTGACACAAGCGGAAGCTGAGAAATATGAAGAAGAGCTCGATAAAGGCCGCGTTGTCGTTATTGGAAAAAAATAA
- a CDS encoding pyridoxal phosphate-dependent aminotransferase gives MEFSKRLNNLPTQFFASLVEKVSVAVADGRDVINLGQGNPDQPTPAHIVKALQQAVETPATHKYSPFRGTVQLKQAAADFYKRTYNVDLDPNTEVAILGGTKIGLVELPLALMNEGDLMLLPDPGYPDYLSGVALANVKYETIPLLYENNYLPDYDALTETQRQQAKLLYINYPNNPTGATASISFFEETVKLAKEADIGIVHDFAYGAIGFENEKPVSFLQAAGAKDVGIELYTLSKTYNMAGWRVGFAVGNAKMIEAINLIQDHLFVSLFPAVQEAAVMALSESQECVTELVKLYEGRRNTLLTECRRIGWEIDAPKGSFFAWLPVPKGYTSEAFADLLLEKADVAVAAGNGFGEYGEGYVRIGLLVDGERLKEAINRIEKLNIFGREGQCNRHE, from the coding sequence ATGGAATTTTCGAAAAGATTAAATAATTTGCCAACACAATTTTTTGCCTCACTTGTTGAAAAAGTATCTGTAGCCGTTGCTGATGGACGGGATGTTATTAATTTAGGACAGGGAAATCCCGATCAGCCAACTCCAGCCCATATTGTGAAAGCCTTGCAGCAAGCGGTTGAAACACCAGCTACGCATAAATACTCTCCTTTTAGAGGTACTGTACAATTGAAGCAAGCTGCTGCAGACTTTTACAAGCGTACATACAATGTGGACTTGGATCCTAACACCGAAGTTGCTATTTTAGGCGGCACAAAGATAGGGCTGGTCGAGCTTCCACTCGCCTTAATGAATGAAGGGGATTTAATGTTGCTCCCTGACCCTGGATATCCTGACTATTTATCTGGTGTCGCTCTTGCAAACGTGAAGTATGAAACAATACCATTACTTTATGAAAATAATTACTTGCCCGACTACGATGCGCTAACAGAAACACAACGACAGCAGGCAAAATTACTTTATATCAATTATCCGAATAACCCTACAGGAGCAACAGCTTCGATTTCGTTTTTTGAGGAAACTGTAAAATTGGCGAAGGAAGCAGATATTGGAATTGTTCATGATTTTGCATATGGTGCAATTGGTTTTGAGAATGAAAAGCCGGTTAGTTTCCTTCAAGCTGCTGGTGCAAAAGATGTTGGGATAGAGCTTTATACATTATCAAAAACCTATAACATGGCTGGATGGCGCGTTGGATTTGCTGTAGGTAATGCGAAAATGATTGAAGCAATTAATCTCATCCAAGATCATTTATTTGTTAGTCTATTTCCTGCGGTCCAAGAAGCTGCTGTTATGGCTTTAAGCGAAAGCCAGGAATGTGTCACGGAGCTTGTGAAACTCTATGAGGGACGCAGGAACACACTATTAACAGAATGCAGACGGATTGGCTGGGAGATAGATGCTCCAAAAGGTTCCTTCTTTGCTTGGCTTCCTGTTCCTAAAGGATATACTAGTGAAGCCTTTGCTGACCTGCTGCTAGAAAAAGCAGATGTTGCTGTTGCAGCAGGAAATGGCTTTGGTGAGTATGGGGAAGGATATGTAAGGATTGGGTTATTAGTAGATGGGGAACGATTGAAAGAGGCAATCAACCGAATCGAGAAATTAAATATTTTTGGGAGAGAGGGACAGTGCAATCGTCACGAGTAA
- a CDS encoding methionine ABC transporter ATP-binding protein, which translates to MIEFKNITKVFHTKSKDTKALDDVSLHVKKGTIFGVIGYSGAGKSTLIRMANLLEKPTKGQVLFNGNELTKMSRGNLNIARQKMGMIFQSFNLLKTGTVYENIAIPLKLTGVPKKEIKERVNKYLEIVGLLDKANAYPAQLSGGQKQRVAIARALAHEPEVLLCDEATSALDPDTTEAILALLSKINRELGITILLITHEMNVVQSICDEVAVMENGRIIEQGRVIDLFSQPKTGTAKRFVQSLFNDTIPEELEKILKKSGQIVTLSFIGNASGKPALAMVTKKFDVYPSILSGNITQLKDEPYGRLVVHLEGSSSEVEKAVEDLTALGVIVERYKDGGDSHVG; encoded by the coding sequence ATGATTGAATTTAAAAATATCACGAAAGTATTTCATACAAAATCAAAAGATACGAAGGCACTTGATGATGTCTCGCTTCATGTGAAAAAAGGGACTATCTTTGGTGTTATAGGCTATAGTGGTGCCGGTAAGAGTACCTTAATCCGGATGGCAAATCTTTTGGAGAAACCGACAAAAGGTCAAGTTCTTTTTAATGGTAATGAACTGACCAAGATGTCACGGGGCAATCTGAATATTGCCAGACAAAAAATGGGCATGATTTTTCAATCTTTTAATCTATTAAAAACTGGAACGGTATATGAAAATATTGCTATTCCGCTTAAATTAACAGGTGTACCTAAGAAAGAGATTAAAGAGCGGGTAAATAAGTATTTGGAGATTGTTGGATTACTGGATAAGGCAAATGCGTACCCTGCCCAGCTTTCTGGCGGTCAGAAGCAGCGTGTCGCAATTGCTCGTGCACTTGCACATGAACCAGAAGTACTGCTGTGTGATGAAGCAACCAGCGCGCTTGACCCGGATACAACAGAAGCAATCCTCGCTTTACTAAGCAAGATTAATCGTGAACTTGGCATTACGATCTTACTCATCACACATGAGATGAATGTAGTGCAAAGCATTTGTGATGAAGTAGCAGTAATGGAGAACGGTCGGATTATTGAGCAGGGAAGAGTGATAGATCTATTTTCTCAACCGAAGACAGGGACAGCGAAGCGATTTGTACAATCACTCTTCAATGACACAATCCCTGAAGAATTGGAAAAGATCCTAAAAAAATCTGGTCAAATTGTTACCTTATCGTTCATCGGGAATGCATCAGGAAAGCCAGCACTTGCAATGGTTACTAAGAAATTTGATGTCTATCCTTCCATTCTTAGCGGGAATATCACCCAATTAAAGGATGAACCATATGGCCGTTTAGTCGTACATCTGGAGGGCAGCTCGTCTGAAGTCGAAAAGGCAGTGGAGGATTTAACAGCATTGGGTGTTATCGTAGAAAGATATAAGGATGGGGGTGATTCTCATGTTGGCTAG